A region of Pseudomonas cavernicola DNA encodes the following proteins:
- a CDS encoding phosphatidylglycerophosphatase A yields the protein MTDSISKAPPSVWRNPWHFLAFGFGSGTLPKAPGTWGSLVALPFIPLWQLLPDWGYWLMLGVTMLFGFWLCGRVAQDLGVHDHEGIVWDEMVGMWITLWLVPEGWQWLLLGFLVFRFFDIIKPWPIHWIDRHVHGGVGIMLDDVLAGVFAWLTMQFAVWGWLWVRG from the coding sequence GTGACTGATTCCATCAGCAAGGCGCCGCCTTCGGTCTGGCGCAATCCCTGGCATTTCCTCGCTTTTGGCTTCGGCTCCGGCACCTTGCCGAAAGCGCCGGGCACCTGGGGTTCACTGGTGGCGCTGCCATTTATCCCACTGTGGCAGTTGCTGCCGGACTGGGGCTATTGGTTGATGCTCGGGGTAACCATGCTGTTCGGCTTCTGGCTGTGCGGCAGGGTCGCACAAGACCTCGGGGTGCATGACCACGAGGGCATTGTCTGGGATGAAATGGTCGGCATGTGGATCACCCTCTGGCTGGTGCCAGAAGGCTGGCAGTGGCTACTGCTAGGTTTTCTGGTGTTCCGCTTTTTCGACATTATCAAACCCTGGCCGATTCACTGGATCGATCGGCATGTGCATGGCGGCGTGGGCATCATGCTGGATGACGTGCTGGCCGGAGTTTTCGCCTGGCTGACGATGCAATTTGCGGTTTGGGGCTGGCTCTGGGTTCGGGGCTAG
- the thiL gene encoding thiamine-phosphate kinase, with protein MGEFELIRHYFAAAPCAQVGEGVVQGIGDDCALLAVPAGEQLAISTDTLVAGVHFPDPCDPFLLGQRALAVAASDLAAMGATPIGFTLALTLPHAEPVWLEGFARGLNRMAQGCGLTLLGGDTTRGPLSLTLTVFGRVPAGQALTRKGAQPGELLCVGGPLGDGAAALPLVLGQQQEAPEIAAPLLARYWSPEPQLSLGLALRGKASAALDVSDGLLADCGHIATASGVALRVERDKLPLSSAVRALLDEAAAWQCALSGGDDYVLAFTLPAEHLSALQADGWPIQVIGRVEEGQGVQLVDRAGQAITPPARGYQHFGSGGD; from the coding sequence GTGGGTGAATTCGAGCTGATCCGTCACTACTTCGCTGCTGCGCCCTGTGCGCAGGTTGGCGAAGGCGTGGTGCAGGGCATTGGCGATGACTGTGCCCTGTTGGCCGTGCCGGCGGGCGAACAGCTGGCGATTTCCACCGACACCCTGGTTGCCGGGGTGCACTTCCCCGATCCTTGTGATCCTTTCCTATTGGGCCAGCGCGCGTTGGCGGTAGCGGCCAGTGATCTGGCGGCGATGGGTGCCACGCCTATCGGTTTCACCCTGGCCTTGACCTTGCCGCACGCCGAACCCGTTTGGCTGGAAGGTTTTGCTCGCGGCCTCAACCGTATGGCGCAAGGCTGTGGCCTGACGCTGCTGGGTGGCGATACGACCCGTGGCCCGCTGAGTTTGACCCTGACCGTGTTCGGCCGGGTGCCGGCCGGTCAGGCGCTGACGCGCAAAGGCGCTCAGCCGGGTGAGCTGCTCTGTGTCGGCGGGCCGCTGGGGGATGGCGCGGCGGCTTTGCCGCTGGTGCTCGGTCAGCAGCAGGAGGCGCCGGAGATCGCAGCGCCGCTGCTGGCGCGCTATTGGTCGCCCGAGCCGCAGCTGAGCTTGGGGCTGGCTTTGCGCGGTAAGGCCTCGGCTGCGCTGGATGTTTCCGACGGCCTGTTGGCGGACTGCGGGCATATCGCCACGGCCTCCGGCGTCGCGTTGCGGGTCGAACGGGATAAGTTGCCGTTGTCCTCGGCCGTGCGGGCGTTGCTCGATGAGGCCGCGGCTTGGCAGTGTGCGCTCAGTGGCGGCGATGACTACGTACTGGCCTTCACCTTGCCGGCGGAACACCTGTCGGCATTGCAGGCAGACGGTTGGCCGATCCAGGTGATTGGCCGGGTCGAAGAGGGGCAGGGGGTGCAGCTAGTGGACAGGGCAGGCCAGGCCATCACCCCGCCGGCGCGGGGCTATCAACATTTTGGGAGTGGCGGTGACTGA
- the nusB gene encoding transcription antitermination factor NusB, which translates to MINDEDDTFNPPAEKGPNAPTGKIAARRQARSLAMQALYQWQLAGQAINEIEAQFRVDNDFTAVDGAYFREILHGVPAHKTEIDEAFAPCLDRPLEELDPVELAILRLSTFEMLKRVDVPYRVVINEGIELAKVFGATDGHKFVNGVLDKLAPRLREAEVRSNKR; encoded by the coding sequence GTGATTAACGACGAAGACGACACCTTCAACCCGCCGGCCGAGAAAGGTCCTAACGCCCCGACCGGTAAGATTGCGGCACGCCGTCAGGCCCGCAGCTTGGCCATGCAAGCCTTGTATCAGTGGCAGCTAGCCGGTCAGGCGATCAACGAAATCGAAGCGCAGTTTCGCGTCGACAACGATTTCACCGCGGTGGATGGTGCGTACTTCCGGGAAATCCTGCACGGCGTACCGGCGCATAAGACCGAGATCGACGAGGCCTTCGCGCCTTGCCTGGATCGTCCGCTGGAAGAGCTCGACCCGGTTGAACTGGCGATTCTGCGCCTGTCGACCTTCGAGATGCTCAAACGCGTGGATGTACCGTACCGCGTGGTGATCAACGAAGGCATCGAGTTGGCGAAAGTCTTTGGCGCTACCGACGGACACAAGTTCGTCAATGGTGTGCTGGACAAGTTGGCGCCGCGCCTGCGCGAAGCTGAAGTCCGCAGCAACAAGCGCTAA
- the ribE gene encoding 6,7-dimethyl-8-ribityllumazine synthase, producing MTLKTIEGTFIAPKGRYALVVGRFNSFVVESLVSGAVDALVRHGVSESDITIIRAPGAFEIPLVAQKIAQRSEYDAIIALGAVIRGGTPHFEYVAGECTKGLAQVSMEFGVPVAFGVLTVDSIEQAIERSGTKAGNKGAEAALSALEMVSLLAQLEAK from the coding sequence ATGACCCTGAAGACCATCGAAGGTACTTTCATCGCCCCCAAAGGCCGCTATGCCCTGGTGGTCGGCCGCTTCAACAGCTTCGTGGTTGAAAGCCTGGTGAGCGGCGCCGTTGATGCGCTGGTTCGTCACGGCGTGAGCGAAAGCGACATCACCATCATCCGCGCGCCGGGTGCCTTCGAGATTCCATTGGTCGCCCAGAAAATCGCTCAGCGCAGCGAATACGACGCGATCATTGCCTTGGGCGCGGTCATTCGTGGCGGCACGCCGCACTTTGAATACGTTGCCGGTGAATGCACCAAGGGGCTGGCCCAAGTGTCCATGGAGTTCGGTGTGCCGGTGGCATTCGGCGTATTGACCGTCGACTCCATCGAGCAGGCTATCGAGCGTTCCGGCACCAAAGCGGGCAACAAAGGCGCCGAAGCTGCACTCTCCGCCCTGGAAATGGTCAGCCTGCTGGCGCAGTTGGAGGCCAAGTGA
- the ribBA gene encoding bifunctional 3,4-dihydroxy-2-butanone-4-phosphate synthase/GTP cyclohydrolase II, giving the protein MALNSIEELLEDIRQGKMVILMDDEDRENEGDLIIASECVRAEHINFMAKHARGLICMPMSRERCELLKLPLMAPRNGSGFGTKFTVSIEAAEGVTTGISAADRARTVQAAAAPGAKAEDIVSPGHIFPLMAQPGGVLARAGHTEAACDLARMGGFEPSGVICEIMNDDGTMSRRTELEAFAAEHGIKIGTIADLIHYRLIHERTVERIAEQPLDSELGHFNLVTYRDSVENDVHMALTLGKICPDEPTLVRVHNMEPLRDLFMVKQPGRWSLRAAMAKVAEAGSGVVLLLGNPLTGPDLLAHLERQLGSESKITNPTTYSTVGAGSQILRDLGVRKMRLMSSPMKFNAISGFDLEVVEYLPSE; this is encoded by the coding sequence ATGGCTCTCAATAGTATTGAAGAACTGCTTGAAGACATCCGTCAGGGCAAGATGGTCATCCTCATGGATGACGAGGATCGCGAGAATGAAGGCGACCTGATCATCGCCTCCGAGTGCGTACGGGCCGAGCACATCAACTTCATGGCCAAGCATGCTCGTGGTCTGATTTGCATGCCGATGAGTCGCGAGCGCTGCGAGTTGCTCAAGCTGCCGCTGATGGCACCGCGCAATGGCTCCGGTTTCGGCACCAAGTTCACCGTCTCGATCGAGGCGGCGGAAGGGGTCACCACCGGCATCTCGGCCGCCGACCGGGCGCGAACCGTGCAGGCCGCGGCGGCACCCGGCGCGAAAGCGGAAGACATCGTCAGCCCCGGGCATATCTTCCCGTTGATGGCCCAGCCCGGTGGCGTGCTGGCGCGTGCTGGGCATACCGAGGCGGCCTGTGATCTGGCGCGGATGGGCGGTTTCGAGCCATCCGGGGTGATCTGCGAAATCATGAACGACGACGGCACCATGTCCCGGCGTACCGAGCTCGAGGCGTTTGCCGCCGAGCACGGGATCAAGATCGGCACCATCGCCGACCTGATTCACTACCGTCTGATCCACGAGCGCACGGTCGAGCGCATCGCCGAGCAGCCGCTGGACAGCGAGCTAGGCCACTTCAACCTGGTCACTTACCGTGACTCGGTGGAAAACGATGTGCACATGGCGCTGACCCTAGGCAAGATCTGCCCGGATGAGCCGACCCTGGTGCGCGTGCACAACATGGAGCCGCTGCGCGACCTGTTCATGGTCAAACAGCCGGGCCGTTGGAGCCTGCGTGCGGCCATGGCCAAGGTGGCGGAGGCTGGTAGCGGTGTGGTGCTGTTGTTGGGCAATCCGCTGACCGGCCCGGACTTGTTGGCGCACCTGGAGCGCCAGTTGGGTAGCGAGTCGAAGATTACCAATCCGACCACTTACAGCACGGTCGGTGCCGGCTCGCAGATTCTGCGTGACCTCGGCGTGCGCAAGATGCGCCTGATGAGCTCGCCAATGAAGTTCAACGCGATATCCGGTTTCGACCTGGAGGTAGTAGAATATCTGCCCTCTGAATAA
- a CDS encoding riboflavin synthase, whose translation MFTGIIEALGTIRAFSPKGGDVRVYVETGKLDLSDVKLGDSIAVNGVCLTAVELPGDGFWADVSRETLACSAFIDLKAGSKVNLEKALTPSSRLGGHLVSGHVDGVGEVVSREDNARAVQFRIRAPRELAKYIALKGSITVDGTSLTVNAVNGAEFELTIVPHTLGETIMADYRAGRQVNLEVDLLARYLERLLLGDKAAEPKASGLTESFLAENGYLKH comes from the coding sequence ATGTTCACCGGCATAATCGAAGCCCTCGGCACCATCCGCGCGTTCAGCCCGAAAGGCGGCGATGTGCGCGTCTATGTCGAGACCGGCAAGCTGGATCTGAGCGACGTCAAGCTGGGTGACAGCATCGCAGTAAACGGTGTGTGCCTGACCGCAGTGGAGTTGCCAGGTGATGGCTTTTGGGCCGACGTCAGTCGCGAAACCCTGGCCTGCAGCGCGTTCATCGACCTCAAGGCTGGCAGCAAGGTCAACCTGGAGAAGGCCTTGACCCCGAGCAGCCGCTTGGGCGGTCATCTGGTCAGTGGTCATGTCGATGGTGTCGGTGAGGTGGTGTCCCGCGAGGACAACGCCCGCGCGGTGCAGTTTCGTATCCGTGCACCGCGTGAACTGGCCAAATACATCGCCCTCAAGGGCTCGATCACTGTCGACGGCACCAGCCTGACGGTGAACGCCGTGAATGGCGCCGAGTTCGAGCTGACCATCGTGCCGCACACCCTGGGTGAAACCATCATGGCCGACTACCGGGCAGGAAGGCAGGTCAACCTCGAAGTGGATTTGCTGGCACGTTATCTGGAGCGCTTGTTGCTTGGCGACAAGGCTGCCGAACCCAAGGCCTCGGGCCTGACTGAAAGCTTTCTGGCCGAAAACGGCTACCTCAAACATTGA
- the ribD gene encoding bifunctional diaminohydroxyphosphoribosylaminopyrimidine deaminase/5-amino-6-(5-phosphoribosylamino)uracil reductase RibD, with translation MPNSDPGALDPKFMARALELARKGLYSTHPNPRVGCVIVLDGQIVGEGWHARAGEPHAEVHALRQAGARARGATAYVTLEPCSHHGRTPPCADALVDAGIARVVAAMQDPNPEVSGRGLQRLMQAGIAVQSGVLESEARALNAGFIKRMEHGLPFVRVKLAMSLDGRTAMASGESQWITGPAARAAVQRLRARASVVLTGADTVLTDAARLTVRPDELGLNAELTALAMTRPPLRVLVDGRLRVPLTAPFYQVGAALVATCAAAEARDRFLEQGHELLAMPGSNGHVDLRKLLTELAARGVNEVLVEAGPRLAGAFAQAGLVDEYQLFVAAKFLGSSARPLLDLPLARMAEATPLKIIEMRAVGDDWRIIAVPQGKTPESQR, from the coding sequence ATGCCGAATTCCGATCCGGGTGCTCTCGACCCTAAATTCATGGCCCGTGCCCTCGAACTGGCCCGCAAAGGCCTGTATTCCACCCATCCGAACCCGCGGGTCGGCTGCGTGATCGTGCTCGACGGGCAGATTGTCGGCGAGGGCTGGCATGCCCGCGCCGGCGAGCCGCATGCGGAAGTGCATGCCTTGCGCCAGGCGGGTGCCAGAGCCCGTGGTGCCACCGCCTATGTCACCCTGGAACCCTGCAGCCATCACGGGCGTACGCCACCCTGTGCGGATGCACTGGTGGATGCCGGTATCGCGCGGGTGGTGGCGGCCATGCAGGATCCCAATCCGGAGGTCTCTGGGCGTGGCCTGCAGCGGCTGATGCAGGCTGGCATCGCGGTGCAGAGCGGCGTGCTGGAAAGCGAAGCGCGGGCGCTGAATGCCGGCTTTATCAAGCGGATGGAGCATGGCCTGCCATTCGTGCGGGTGAAGCTGGCGATGAGCCTGGACGGGCGCACCGCCATGGCCAGCGGTGAGAGCCAGTGGATTACCGGCCCCGCAGCGCGTGCCGCAGTGCAGCGCCTGCGCGCCCGCGCCAGCGTGGTGCTGACCGGTGCCGATACCGTATTAACCGATGCGGCGCGCTTGACCGTGCGCCCGGATGAGCTGGGCCTGAATGCGGAATTGACCGCGCTGGCCATGACCCGCCCGCCGTTGCGGGTGCTGGTCGACGGGCGGCTGCGCGTGCCGCTGACGGCACCGTTTTATCAGGTCGGCGCCGCCTTGGTGGCGACCTGTGCGGCGGCTGAGGCGCGGGATCGTTTCCTCGAGCAGGGCCACGAGTTACTGGCCATGCCGGGCAGCAATGGGCATGTCGATCTGCGCAAGCTGCTCACCGAGTTGGCTGCGCGCGGGGTCAATGAAGTGCTGGTGGAAGCCGGTCCGCGCCTGGCCGGGGCATTCGCCCAGGCCGGGCTGGTGGATGAATATCAGCTATTCGTCGCCGCCAAGTTTCTCGGCTCGAGTGCGCGGCCCTTGCTCGATCTACCTTTGGCTCGGATGGCCGAGGCGACACCGTTGAAAATCATCGAGATGCGTGCGGTGGGCGACGACTGGCGGATCATAGCCGTGCCGCAAGGTAAAACGCCCGAGAGCCAGCGTTAG